One window from the genome of Streptomyces cadmiisoli encodes:
- a CDS encoding ABC transporter ATP-binding protein, which yields MRRRPAAAVATAEPPDPDTVIELRAVGRSFDSDPPVHALRDVDLTVRRGEHLSIVGPSGSGKSTLLNTLGLLDRPTSGSYWLDGVLTNALGDLERTALRGSRIGFVFQSFHLLPYRTVDENVMLAETYRAPRPGRGRRTRAERAREALARVGLGHRFGFLPGRLSGGERQRVAIARALMGEPALLLCDEPTGNLDSENTESVLGLFDELQSQGMTLLVITHDDSVSRRASRRVRIHDGRLSQDSA from the coding sequence GTGAGGCGACGGCCCGCGGCGGCGGTCGCGACGGCGGAGCCGCCGGACCCGGACACCGTGATCGAACTGCGCGCGGTCGGCCGGTCCTTCGACTCCGACCCGCCCGTGCACGCGCTGCGCGACGTGGACCTGACGGTCCGCCGAGGGGAGCATCTGTCGATCGTCGGCCCTTCGGGGTCGGGGAAGTCCACGCTGCTCAACACGCTGGGCCTGCTCGACCGGCCGACGTCGGGCAGCTACTGGCTCGACGGCGTGCTGACCAACGCCCTCGGCGATCTGGAGCGCACGGCGCTGCGCGGCAGCCGGATCGGTTTCGTCTTCCAGTCCTTCCACCTGCTGCCGTACCGGACCGTGGACGAGAACGTCATGCTCGCGGAGACCTACCGCGCCCCCCGGCCCGGCCGCGGGCGCCGCACCCGGGCCGAGCGTGCCCGGGAGGCCCTGGCCCGGGTCGGCCTCGGGCACCGGTTCGGCTTCCTGCCGGGCCGGCTGTCCGGCGGTGAGCGGCAGCGGGTGGCCATCGCCCGTGCCCTGATGGGCGAACCGGCCCTGCTGCTGTGCGACGAGCCGACCGGCAACCTCGACAGCGAGAACACCGAATCGGTGCTGGGGCTTTTCGACGAACTTCAGTCGCAGGGCATGACGCTGCTGGTGATCACCCACGACGACTCCGTCAGCCGGCGCGCGAGCCGCCGGGTCCGGATTCATGACGGCCGGCTCAGTCAGGACAGCGCATGA
- a CDS encoding DUF3152 domain-containing protein encodes MSKPTAPCGGRGKRRRNAGRRSVVSRTALAVVLLSAIAGGAALAGRHATEPGAKAAADSAGAPPLSGVTESPPADAKRGSRVSREPSPPARSPRPKPTPEVPVTGPGTFTTAQSSGSPVGSGPLRRYRVQVEDGIDISAEDAAAEIQTILAHERSWAAHGRGSFQLVSSEADFVIKIATPATADRLCLAQGLDTRGELNCETSEGVVVNLRRWVLGSPRFDGTPAEYRHLIINHEVGHEIGIRTHLGCPGPGRPAPVMMQQIKGLNGCLSNAWPYAENGDYLTGPTV; translated from the coding sequence GTGAGTAAGCCCACCGCACCTTGTGGGGGGCGCGGAAAGAGGCGCCGCAACGCCGGTCGCCGCTCCGTCGTCAGCCGGACCGCCCTCGCCGTGGTCCTGCTGAGCGCGATCGCCGGCGGAGCGGCCCTGGCCGGCCGGCACGCCACCGAGCCCGGCGCCAAGGCGGCGGCCGACAGCGCCGGGGCGCCGCCGTTGTCGGGCGTGACCGAGTCCCCGCCCGCCGACGCCAAGCGCGGCAGCCGCGTGTCCCGCGAGCCGTCGCCCCCGGCCAGAAGCCCACGGCCGAAGCCGACGCCCGAGGTCCCCGTCACCGGCCCCGGCACCTTCACCACGGCGCAGTCATCGGGCAGTCCGGTCGGTTCGGGCCCGCTGCGCCGCTACCGCGTACAGGTCGAGGACGGCATAGACATATCCGCCGAGGACGCCGCCGCGGAGATCCAGACGATCCTCGCCCACGAGCGAAGCTGGGCCGCCCACGGCCGTGGTTCGTTCCAGCTGGTGTCGTCCGAAGCCGACTTCGTCATCAAGATAGCCACGCCGGCCACCGCCGACCGCCTCTGTCTCGCCCAAGGCCTCGACACCCGCGGGGAGTTGAACTGCGAGACATCCGAAGGCGTGGTGGTGAACCTGCGCCGTTGGGTCCTGGGCTCGCCGCGGTTCGACGGGACACCGGCGGAGTACCGGCACCTGATCATCAACCACGAGGTCGGCCACGAGATAGGCATCCGCACACACCTGGGCTGCCCGGGCCCGGGCCGGCCGGCACCGGTGATGATGCAACAGATCAAGGGCCTGAACGGCTGCCTGTCCAACGCCTGGCCGTACGCCGAAAACGGCGACTACCTCACGGGCCCGACCGTGTAG
- a CDS encoding SigE family RNA polymerase sigma factor, whose amino-acid sequence MRSGWTEFEEFVDQCGPRLLRSAWLLTGDRHLAEDLLQTALARSWPKWRRIRDEQPEAYVRRVMMNVHASWWRRRWRGEVPHAALPEVVMPEDRYGDVDLERTVGQALRRLPARQRAVVVLRYLEDRSVEETAALLNCSAGTVKSQAAKALRTLRGTLPNPIGLGR is encoded by the coding sequence ATGCGGAGCGGTTGGACGGAGTTCGAGGAGTTCGTGGACCAGTGCGGACCGCGACTGCTCCGTTCTGCCTGGCTGCTCACCGGCGACCGTCACCTCGCCGAGGACCTGCTCCAGACGGCCCTGGCCCGGAGCTGGCCCAAGTGGCGGCGCATCCGCGACGAGCAACCCGAGGCATATGTGCGCCGGGTGATGATGAACGTGCACGCCTCCTGGTGGCGGCGGCGCTGGCGCGGAGAGGTACCGCACGCGGCGCTTCCCGAGGTCGTCATGCCGGAGGACCGGTACGGGGACGTGGATCTGGAGCGTACGGTCGGGCAGGCACTGCGGCGCCTGCCGGCCCGGCAGCGGGCCGTGGTCGTGCTGCGGTACCTGGAGGACCGCAGCGTGGAGGAGACCGCCGCGCTGCTGAACTGCTCCGCCGGAACGGTCAAGAGCCAGGCCGCGAAAGCCCTGCGCACGCTGCGCGGCACACTGCCGAATCCCATCGGTCTGGGGAGGTGA
- the tmk gene encoding dTMP kinase — MTRAEQPTAHHPAPDAALVADSRERAVRALLRRPQLKRLWGAQLVSGVGDVLALLVLILLVLQAAVVEGSFGGGYRGVAFAVATVFAVRILATLLFGAVLLGPLTSLTSQDGPLDRRWTMVGADGVRAALLIVAPLWIDWMPQDAPAVLLVTVFVTGIAERFWTICREGAAPALLPTPPPEGATVRPLPDHMDALRRLSLRTTFVAVPLAGAVLVVAGLFNNLLGAGIEWFAQHQAALGSYVAAGLFAASLSVVTFLELPGTRTPRPRSPLEGLRRPRTGTGADKGRTGAIPLLVLACAAVAGAIASAVAVSVLHAKDLGGGPVTYGLLVLALTGGVVVGIRTAPKVLLSLSRRRMLALSIAFTGIALLATGLVPDVTTMLLIAALAGVGAGAAANTGHALLDQEAEDFRRARTTEHLHAVVRVGVALGAVIAPLVAALIGPHRLESGKFVFAHGGAAFTLMLVGALLLPVAALVLAKLDDRSGVPLRHDVREALLGGDDPVQTPTTSGFFIALEGGDGAGKSTQAEAVAEWIRAKGHEVVLTREPGATPVGKRLRSILLDVSSAGLSHRAEALLYAADRAEHVDTVVRPALERGAVVISDRYIDSSVAYQGAGRDLSPTEIARISRWATNGLVPHLTVLLDVSPDAARERFTEAPDRLESEPAEFHARVRSGFLTLAAADPGRYLVVDAGQEPEAVTTVIRHRLDQMLPLSEAEERAQEEARKKAEEEARRKAEEAAARKAEEERLERERQEQLERLRAEEEERKQRELEEAQRREAERQAEEARQRAEEARRRAEEERLRLLAEEKARAEEDARRRAEEEQRRRQAEEEARLRAEAEALRMEKQRKAEEALVRAEEARRAAEQAAAAAAAGPRQPEAPAAPAVPPEASTVPTPLVKPTGAAGAPVEDTAVLRPVREAPRTDGESSGGSARFARGADSEVTTELPQQPEFRPAADETAVLPPVPPGAADETAVLPPVRSVDETAVLPPVRSGDADETAVLPPVRPEAADETAVLPPVPGEDPADRVPPGFFRDERQAGPDAGVDRTRELPQVDEGGRPQRRPRPDWAEETPLDDLPTLADELLGPQDGRLDDGYDEGQERRGRGPGR, encoded by the coding sequence ATGACGCGAGCCGAGCAGCCAACGGCCCATCACCCCGCCCCCGACGCAGCGCTGGTCGCGGACTCCCGCGAGCGCGCCGTCCGCGCGCTGCTGCGCCGGCCGCAGCTGAAGCGGTTGTGGGGCGCACAGCTGGTCAGCGGGGTCGGTGACGTCCTCGCACTCCTGGTCCTGATCCTCCTCGTCCTCCAGGCGGCCGTCGTGGAGGGCTCCTTCGGCGGCGGCTACCGCGGCGTGGCGTTTGCGGTGGCGACGGTGTTCGCGGTGCGCATCCTCGCGACACTGCTGTTCGGGGCCGTGCTTCTGGGCCCGCTCACCTCGCTCACCTCCCAGGACGGCCCGCTCGACCGCCGCTGGACCATGGTCGGCGCCGACGGTGTGCGCGCCGCGCTGCTGATCGTCGCCCCGCTGTGGATCGACTGGATGCCGCAGGACGCGCCGGCCGTGCTCCTGGTCACCGTCTTCGTCACCGGGATCGCCGAGCGCTTCTGGACGATCTGCCGCGAGGGGGCCGCCCCGGCGCTGCTGCCGACGCCGCCTCCCGAGGGCGCGACCGTGCGACCGCTGCCCGATCACATGGACGCCCTGCGCCGGCTGTCCCTGCGCACCACCTTCGTGGCGGTCCCGCTCGCGGGCGCCGTGCTCGTCGTCGCCGGACTGTTCAACAATCTGCTGGGTGCCGGGATCGAATGGTTCGCCCAGCACCAGGCGGCCCTCGGCTCGTACGTCGCGGCCGGACTCTTCGCCGCGTCCCTGTCCGTGGTGACCTTCCTGGAACTGCCCGGCACGCGCACCCCGCGTCCGCGCTCGCCGCTCGAAGGACTGCGCCGCCCCAGGACGGGCACCGGCGCCGACAAGGGCCGCACCGGTGCGATCCCGCTGCTGGTGCTCGCCTGCGCCGCCGTCGCCGGTGCCATCGCGTCCGCCGTGGCCGTCTCCGTGCTGCACGCCAAGGACCTGGGCGGCGGCCCCGTGACGTACGGGCTGCTGGTGCTCGCGCTGACCGGCGGCGTCGTCGTCGGCATCCGTACGGCGCCGAAGGTGCTGCTGTCGCTGTCCCGGCGCCGGATGCTCGCGCTGTCGATCGCCTTCACCGGTATCGCGCTGCTGGCCACCGGGCTCGTGCCGGACGTCACCACCATGCTGCTGATCGCCGCGCTGGCCGGCGTCGGCGCGGGCGCGGCCGCCAACACCGGGCACGCGCTGCTCGACCAGGAGGCCGAGGACTTCCGGCGGGCCCGCACGACCGAGCACCTGCACGCGGTGGTCCGGGTCGGCGTGGCGCTCGGCGCCGTGATCGCGCCGCTGGTGGCCGCGCTGATCGGGCCGCACCGCCTGGAGAGCGGCAAGTTCGTGTTCGCGCACGGCGGCGCGGCGTTCACGCTGATGTTGGTCGGCGCCCTGCTGCTGCCGGTGGCCGCGCTGGTGCTGGCCAAGCTCGACGACCGCTCCGGTGTGCCGCTGCGGCACGATGTGCGCGAAGCGCTGCTCGGCGGCGACGACCCGGTGCAGACGCCGACGACGTCCGGATTCTTCATCGCCCTGGAGGGCGGCGACGGCGCCGGGAAGTCCACCCAGGCCGAGGCGGTCGCCGAGTGGATCAGGGCCAAGGGCCACGAGGTGGTGCTGACCCGCGAACCGGGCGCGACCCCGGTCGGCAAGCGGCTGCGGTCGATCCTGCTGGATGTCTCCAGCGCCGGCCTCTCGCACCGCGCGGAAGCCCTGCTGTACGCGGCGGACCGCGCCGAACACGTCGACACCGTGGTGCGTCCGGCGCTGGAGCGCGGCGCGGTGGTCATCTCCGACCGCTACATCGACTCGTCGGTGGCATACCAGGGCGCGGGCCGTGACCTCTCCCCGACCGAGATCGCCCGGATCTCCCGGTGGGCGACCAACGGGCTCGTGCCGCATCTGACGGTGCTGCTGGACGTCTCGCCGGACGCCGCGCGCGAGCGGTTCACGGAGGCGCCGGACCGGCTGGAGTCGGAGCCGGCCGAGTTCCACGCGCGTGTACGGTCCGGTTTCCTCACGCTGGCCGCGGCCGACCCCGGCCGGTACCTGGTGGTGGACGCGGGGCAGGAACCCGAGGCCGTCACGACGGTGATCCGGCACCGGCTCGACCAGATGCTGCCGCTGTCCGAGGCCGAGGAGCGCGCCCAGGAAGAGGCCCGCAAGAAGGCCGAGGAGGAGGCCCGCCGCAAGGCCGAGGAAGCGGCCGCCCGCAAGGCCGAGGAGGAGCGCCTGGAGCGTGAGCGCCAGGAGCAGCTGGAGCGGCTGCGCGCCGAGGAGGAGGAGCGCAAGCAGCGCGAGCTGGAGGAGGCACAGCGCCGCGAGGCCGAACGCCAGGCGGAGGAGGCCCGGCAGCGGGCCGAGGAGGCGCGCCGCCGCGCGGAGGAGGAGCGGCTGAGGCTCCTCGCCGAGGAGAAGGCGCGGGCCGAGGAGGACGCCCGCCGCAGGGCCGAGGAGGAGCAGCGCCGCAGGCAGGCCGAGGAGGAGGCCCGGCTGCGGGCCGAGGCCGAGGCGCTGCGGATGGAGAAGCAGCGCAAGGCGGAGGAGGCCCTGGTGCGGGCCGAGGAGGCCCGGCGGGCGGCCGAGCAGGCCGCTGCCGCCGCCGCTGCGGGCCCCCGGCAGCCGGAAGCCCCGGCTGCTCCGGCGGTCCCGCCGGAGGCGTCGACCGTGCCCACGCCCCTGGTGAAGCCGACCGGCGCCGCCGGCGCACCGGTGGAGGACACCGCCGTACTGCGGCCCGTGCGCGAGGCGCCGCGGACCGACGGCGAGAGCTCCGGTGGTTCCGCCCGCTTCGCCCGGGGTGCCGACTCCGAGGTGACGACCGAACTGCCGCAGCAGCCCGAGTTCCGGCCGGCCGCGGACGAGACGGCGGTACTGCCGCCCGTCCCGCCCGGTGCCGCTGACGAGACGGCGGTGCTGCCGCCGGTGCGTTCGGTGGACGAGACGGCCGTGCTGCCTCCGGTCAGGTCCGGCGACGCGGACGAGACCGCCGTACTGCCGCCGGTCAGGCCCGAGGCCGCTGACGAGACGGCCGTGCTGCCGCCGGTGCCGGGTGAGGACCCCGCGGACCGGGTTCCGCCGGGATTCTTCCGGGACGAGCGGCAGGCCGGGCCGGATGCGGGTGTGGACCGTACGCGGGAGCTGCCGCAGGTCGACGAAGGCGGCAGGCCGCAGCGGCGCCCGCGGCCGGACTGGGCCGAGGAGACACCGCTGGACGACCTGCCCACGCTGGCCGACGAACTGCTCGGTCCGCAGGACGGCCGTCTCGACGACGGGTATGACGAGGGCCAGGAGCGCCGCGGGCGGGGCCCGGGCCGCTGA
- a CDS encoding alpha/beta hydrolase, translating into MTTRRTHRRSRSMFSARSRIAATLLAVTALVVPGCSSGGPATSTSSAAETPKLAALPGAIPSALAPYYGQRLKWRACGVPDFECATLRAPLDYTKPGGGDVQLAVARKKATGPGKRLGSLLVNPGGPGGSAIGYLQAYAGIGYPAEVRARYDMVAFDPRGVARSEPVKCLDGKAMDQYTLTDVTPDDQREVDGLAGEYRKFAEGCGRQSPKLLRHLSTVEAARDMDVLRAVLGDKKLTYVGASYGTFLGATYAGLFPQRVGRLVLDGALDPSLSSRRLNLDQTAGFETAITAFAKDCAQQTDCPLGGPKTTPEQVGQNLRAFLDNLDARPLPTGDADGRNLTESIATTGVIAAMYDEAAWQQLRDALASAMQQNDGAGLLLLSDSYYERDAAGEYSNLMYANAAVNCLDLPPAFETPDEVRRALPAFEKASPVFGKTLAWAALNCAYWPVAPAGEPHRIEAKGAAPIVVVGTTRDPATPYHWAKALAGQLSSGRLLTRDGDGHTAYGRGSTCIDRTINAYLLRGTAPADGTRCS; encoded by the coding sequence ATGACCACAAGGCGCACCCACCGCAGGTCCCGAAGCATGTTCAGTGCCAGGTCCCGTATCGCAGCGACCCTCCTCGCCGTCACGGCGCTGGTCGTACCCGGCTGCTCCTCCGGCGGACCGGCGACCTCCACCAGTTCCGCGGCGGAGACCCCGAAGCTGGCCGCGCTGCCCGGGGCGATCCCGTCCGCCCTGGCTCCGTACTACGGGCAGCGGCTGAAATGGCGGGCCTGCGGTGTCCCCGACTTCGAGTGCGCCACCCTGCGCGCGCCGCTCGACTACACCAAGCCCGGCGGGGGCGACGTGCAGCTGGCGGTGGCCCGCAAGAAGGCCACCGGGCCGGGCAAGCGTCTCGGGTCGCTGCTGGTCAACCCGGGCGGGCCGGGCGGCTCGGCGATCGGCTACCTCCAGGCGTACGCCGGGATCGGCTACCCAGCGGAAGTCCGCGCGCGCTACGACATGGTGGCGTTCGACCCCCGGGGCGTCGCCCGGAGCGAGCCCGTCAAGTGCCTCGACGGCAAGGCCATGGACCAGTACACGCTGACCGATGTCACACCCGACGACCAGCGGGAGGTCGACGGGCTGGCGGGCGAGTACAGGAAGTTCGCCGAGGGATGCGGACGGCAGTCGCCCAAGCTGCTGCGGCACCTGTCGACCGTCGAGGCCGCCCGGGACATGGACGTCCTGCGGGCAGTGCTCGGCGACAAGAAGCTGACGTATGTGGGGGCGTCGTACGGGACGTTCCTCGGCGCGACGTACGCCGGGCTGTTCCCGCAGCGGGTGGGGCGGCTCGTCCTGGACGGCGCGCTCGACCCCTCGCTGTCCTCGCGCCGGCTGAACCTCGACCAGACGGCGGGCTTCGAGACGGCGATCACGGCGTTCGCGAAGGACTGCGCCCAGCAGACGGACTGCCCGCTGGGTGGGCCCAAGACCACGCCGGAGCAGGTCGGCCAGAACCTTCGGGCGTTCCTCGACAACCTCGACGCCCGGCCCCTGCCCACCGGCGACGCCGACGGCCGCAACCTCACCGAGTCCATCGCCACGACCGGTGTGATCGCGGCGATGTACGACGAGGCGGCCTGGCAGCAGTTGCGCGACGCGCTGGCCTCGGCGATGCAGCAGAACGACGGAGCGGGCCTGCTGCTCCTGTCCGACAGCTACTACGAGCGGGACGCGGCCGGCGAGTACTCGAACCTGATGTACGCCAACGCCGCGGTGAACTGCCTCGACCTGCCGCCCGCCTTCGAGACGCCGGACGAGGTGCGCAGGGCGCTGCCCGCGTTCGAGAAGGCGTCCCCGGTCTTCGGCAAGACCCTCGCCTGGGCCGCCCTGAACTGCGCGTACTGGCCGGTCGCCCCGGCCGGTGAGCCGCACCGCATCGAGGCGAAGGGTGCCGCCCCGATCGTCGTGGTCGGCACCACCCGCGACCCGGCGACTCCCTACCACTGGGCCAAGGCCCTGGCCGGCCAGCTCTCCTCCGGCCGCCTCCTCACCCGCGACGGCGACGGACACACGGCGTACGGCCGCGGCAGCACCTGCATCGACCGGACGATCAACGCCTACCTGCTGCGCGGTACCGCCCCGGCGGACGGAACACGCTGCTCATAG
- a CDS encoding DNA polymerase III subunit delta' has product MSVWDDLVGQERVSEQLAAAARDADALVTAATAHEPPPEASRMTHAWLFTGPPGAGRTQVARAFAAALQCVSPDRALGGAPGCGFCDGCHTALVGTHADVSTVAAVGAQILVDDMRDTVRKSFTSPANGRWQVILVEDAERLNEKSANAVLKAVEEPAPRTVWLLCAPSLEDVLPTIRSRCRHLNLSTPTVAAVADMLVRREGVEPDVAAAAARATQGHIERARRLATDPAARERRATVLKVPLRVADVGGCLRAAQELVDAATEDAKQLAEEIDGKETEELKTALGAVQGGRMPRGTAGVMKDLEDKQKRRRTRTQRDSLDLALTDLTGFYRDVLALQLGSRIALANTDAGEALERLARDSSPESTLRRIEAIAACRDALDRNVAPLLAVEAMTMALRSG; this is encoded by the coding sequence ATGAGCGTGTGGGACGACCTCGTCGGGCAGGAGAGGGTGAGCGAGCAGCTCGCCGCCGCTGCCCGGGACGCCGATGCCCTGGTCACCGCGGCGACGGCCCACGAGCCGCCGCCCGAGGCGTCCCGGATGACCCACGCCTGGCTGTTCACCGGACCGCCCGGAGCGGGCCGGACTCAGGTGGCGCGGGCGTTCGCCGCCGCGCTCCAGTGCGTCAGCCCCGACCGCGCGCTGGGCGGCGCTCCCGGCTGCGGCTTCTGCGACGGCTGTCACACGGCGCTGGTCGGCACCCACGCCGACGTCAGCACCGTGGCGGCCGTCGGTGCGCAGATCCTCGTCGACGACATGCGGGACACGGTCCGCAAGTCGTTCACCTCCCCGGCGAACGGCCGCTGGCAGGTGATCCTCGTCGAGGACGCCGAGCGGCTGAACGAGAAGTCCGCCAACGCCGTCCTCAAGGCGGTGGAGGAGCCGGCACCCCGCACGGTGTGGCTGCTGTGCGCCCCCTCCCTGGAAGACGTCCTGCCCACCATCCGCTCCCGCTGCCGGCACCTGAACCTGAGCACGCCCACCGTGGCCGCCGTCGCCGACATGCTGGTGCGGCGCGAGGGCGTCGAGCCGGACGTCGCCGCCGCCGCGGCCCGCGCCACGCAGGGGCACATCGAGCGGGCCCGCCGTCTCGCCACCGACCCCGCCGCCCGCGAGCGCCGGGCCACCGTGCTGAAGGTGCCGCTGCGCGTGGCGGACGTCGGCGGCTGCCTCCGGGCGGCCCAGGAGCTGGTCGACGCGGCGACGGAGGACGCCAAGCAGCTCGCCGAGGAGATCGACGGCAAGGAGACCGAGGAGCTGAAGACGGCGCTGGGCGCGGTCCAGGGCGGCCGGATGCCGCGGGGTACGGCGGGCGTGATGAAGGACCTGGAGGACAAGCAGAAGCGCCGCCGCACACGGACCCAGCGCGACAGCCTCGACCTCGCGCTCACCGACCTCACCGGCTTCTACCGCGACGTCCTCGCCCTCCAGCTCGGCTCCCGGATCGCGCTCGCCAACACGGACGCCGGGGAGGCCCTGGAGCGCCTCGCCCGCGACAGCTCCCCCGAGTCCACCCTGCGCCGGATCGAGGCCATCGCCGCCTGCCGCGACGCCCTCGACCGCAATGTGGCACCCCTGCTGGCCGTGGAGGCGATGACGATGGCCCTGAGATCGGGCTGA
- a CDS encoding ABC transporter permease — protein MRIRTRSASAPASKAQPPGPGAEHSPRSASTPKAQPPLGTQHPPRAAPAPGAQPPGPAAEHPPTWPGHPVDGTDPDRPPQAPPTARRRGGRRRARHRDQPGRPRIDPRDLWSEALAGVLARPVRSALTTLGTVLGIGTLVITIGVASTAANQIVGRFDALTATSVSVTVPAPRPGSDTPPLVDWSGVDAVERLAGVVSAAALTDSDATRNVQVRANDVVAPGELTAQTLAVVAAGPTLPEAVRGRMLTGRFYDAGDIERHDRVVVLGDQAAQLLGIDDVRDSPAVFLHGQSFTVIGVLGELRREHRLSTSVILPPTTAADRMGLTNVTQVLVNTSLGAARQVARQAPIALSPGHEDALTVVAPPDLSKARKGVQGDVNGLFLVLGLVSLVVGAIGIANVTLVTVMERTGEIGLRRALGASRRQVASQFLAESTMIGLLGGVIGAALGIVVVVCVSGVKEWTPVLDLRLALGAPVVGALVGLLAGLYPSLRAARMEPVDALRAPS, from the coding sequence ATGAGGATTCGTACCCGTTCGGCCTCGGCCCCCGCCTCGAAGGCACAGCCGCCCGGACCCGGCGCCGAGCACTCCCCCCGTTCCGCGTCCACCCCGAAGGCGCAGCCGCCCCTGGGCACCCAGCACCCTCCCCGTGCCGCGCCCGCCCCGGGTGCACAGCCGCCCGGACCCGCCGCCGAGCACCCTCCCACCTGGCCCGGACACCCCGTCGACGGCACGGACCCGGACCGACCGCCGCAGGCACCGCCCACCGCGCGCCGCCGCGGCGGGCGCCGCCGGGCACGTCACCGTGACCAGCCGGGGCGCCCGCGGATCGACCCTCGCGACCTGTGGTCCGAAGCGCTGGCCGGAGTACTCGCCCGTCCGGTGCGCTCGGCCCTGACCACCCTGGGCACGGTGCTCGGTATCGGCACCCTGGTGATCACGATCGGCGTGGCGTCGACGGCGGCGAACCAGATCGTCGGACGGTTCGACGCCCTCACCGCCACCTCGGTGAGCGTCACGGTGCCGGCCCCGCGTCCCGGCTCGGACACTCCGCCGCTGGTGGACTGGTCGGGCGTCGACGCGGTCGAGCGCCTCGCCGGAGTCGTCTCCGCCGCGGCGCTCACCGACTCCGACGCGACCAGGAACGTACAGGTCAGGGCCAACGACGTGGTGGCGCCCGGCGAGCTGACCGCCCAGACCCTGGCGGTCGTCGCGGCCGGCCCGACCCTGCCCGAAGCGGTCCGCGGCAGGATGCTCACCGGCCGCTTCTACGACGCCGGCGACATCGAGCGCCATGACCGGGTGGTGGTCCTCGGCGACCAGGCGGCACAGCTCCTCGGCATCGACGACGTACGGGATTCGCCCGCCGTCTTCCTCCACGGCCAGTCGTTCACGGTGATCGGCGTGCTCGGTGAGCTGCGGCGCGAGCACCGCCTGTCCACGTCGGTGATCCTGCCGCCGACCACGGCGGCCGACCGGATGGGCCTGACGAACGTGACGCAGGTGCTGGTCAACACCTCCCTCGGCGCGGCCCGGCAGGTCGCGCGCCAGGCGCCGATCGCCCTGTCCCCGGGGCACGAGGACGCGCTGACCGTGGTCGCCCCGCCGGACCTGTCCAAGGCCAGGAAGGGCGTGCAGGGCGACGTCAACGGGCTGTTCCTGGTGCTCGGGCTCGTCTCCCTCGTCGTCGGCGCGATCGGCATCGCCAACGTCACCCTCGTCACGGTCATGGAGCGGACCGGTGAGATCGGGCTGCGGCGCGCCCTGGGCGCGTCCCGACGCCAGGTGGCGAGCCAGTTCCTCGCGGAGTCGACCATGATCGGCCTCCTCGGCGGAGTCATCGGAGCGGCCCTCGGCATCGTCGTCGTGGTCTGCGTGTCCGGCGTCAAGGAATGGACCCCCGTACTGGACCTGCGCCTCGCCCTCGGCGCCCCGGTGGTCGGCGCGCTCGTCGGACTCCTCGCGGGCCTGTACCCCTCCCTGCGCGCCGCCCGGATGGAACCCGTCGACGCGCTGCGGGCGCCCTCGTGA